In Massilia violaceinigra, one DNA window encodes the following:
- a CDS encoding pilus assembly protein, whose amino-acid sequence MQLKTKIAAGAGLIGLATAALVTAMTAASFDPDQQPIGYIGQPVASSTNVADGTARMFAIDYNAATLGGDLHSFPISSNGAIGTVDNWVGGADAKIAAQVTAGTRNIVTLSDAAIPAGIPFTWAKLSPAQRLLIDPTTAANASSVASPIVDYLRGVKAGEGTTYRKRVSSLGTIIHSTPVYSKDASGNETVYVGANDGMMHAIDAVTGNERFAYVPRAVIPALGDALKKTGGVPKYTVDGRLDIRKFGTKTILVGTLGGGGKAVFGLDVSNGATGTEATAATKVLWEITENSNGYANLGYTYGAPVLTRLLKKKSAATDPDTFYDALVMGNGYKNSGNGGASLYVIDAQTGALIKEYATPGGSAATPNGLSSPSLWDADEDGVKDTAYAGDIDGNMWKFNLNDLGSSPVQVFKREDTNEQRAITSAPGLASHPNGGVLVAFVTGRMLIPDDMKDKTTHYAYGIRDISPTTQGLITQTLTPHDFTSPAGLIKVRSASNEPMNWVTHRGWKVALAEGERVVGDGIFITGDVFQFFTTNPTVNTTAKPPGENWWMQLNWLNGASTGEVIFDLNMDAKFNTDDMVKDTAGKTYVPVGRNMGGGVRSQLVGLSAGGVDVFQSNFDQNDAVKPDVTTVSTATVGGERGVAGGHFDTDIFCYNKCGGATQVGYFGGPASNSGTYAFGREATSGDVANQNYIHVHEYDDIYDVLGLNMLHPSQDEQRLAPTVSSTAEAYVPNLPTFINTNTGPASAVVSSTSAWVYKNSKGQPSAYSNFSEGPRMPVAGYPKTTVAADGSVTYEAQVTYKTTRSSYELDKVKLINSSKNTWEYYERNVVSTWTTTQTSTDIIPNTRFKVLVANQAYSPAIKLAIDGSDGTGTGGTFDGSVVGYQTQSGLQVSTLPAYKMNNIKDLKVYMPLDAFVARDWANNGQVRNGVHPIKPQCAGVVSGYSQLGPKGEWRNGSLTVQVVRDDIVQSDIQLNVPNRPDLGYRLVTSKLKDKLIAEYLIYWHHPTNLCMGDAAWTMAAAPDNKASTAKQGVPAVGAQDPQGKFIPGAGDPALPTKPATNPPPVTVTNPDGSTTTTTIKYTDLASGGYVIETTVKISWPASSGSTTTGIVTGGAVNGPGSSVPPPPVCTGPTCEPCVGDACKKCAGTFTDGTCKESAVLGRINWRELR is encoded by the coding sequence ATGCAACTGAAAACAAAAATTGCTGCCGGGGCGGGCCTGATCGGCCTCGCCACGGCAGCCCTGGTCACCGCCATGACTGCGGCCTCGTTCGACCCGGATCAACAGCCTATCGGCTACATCGGGCAACCTGTCGCATCCAGTACCAATGTTGCCGACGGCACGGCACGCATGTTCGCCATCGATTACAACGCGGCCACCTTGGGCGGCGATTTGCATTCGTTTCCGATCAGCAGCAACGGCGCGATCGGTACCGTGGATAACTGGGTCGGCGGTGCCGACGCCAAGATCGCCGCCCAGGTAACAGCCGGGACGCGCAACATCGTCACCTTGAGCGACGCAGCCATTCCCGCAGGTATTCCATTTACCTGGGCCAAATTGTCGCCTGCCCAGCGCCTGCTGATCGATCCCACGACCGCGGCCAACGCGAGCAGTGTCGCCTCGCCGATCGTGGACTATCTGCGTGGCGTGAAAGCCGGCGAGGGCACCACCTACCGCAAGCGTGTCAGTTCGCTCGGCACCATCATCCACTCGACACCGGTCTACTCGAAAGACGCGAGCGGTAATGAAACCGTATATGTCGGCGCCAACGACGGCATGATGCATGCCATCGATGCGGTCACCGGCAACGAACGGTTTGCCTACGTTCCCCGGGCCGTTATACCGGCGCTGGGGGATGCGCTCAAAAAGACTGGCGGCGTACCGAAATACACGGTGGACGGACGGCTCGATATCCGCAAGTTCGGCACCAAGACCATTCTCGTCGGCACCCTCGGCGGCGGCGGCAAAGCCGTATTCGGCCTGGACGTGAGCAACGGCGCCACCGGCACCGAGGCCACGGCCGCTACCAAAGTCCTGTGGGAAATCACCGAAAACTCGAACGGTTATGCCAATCTGGGCTATACCTACGGCGCCCCGGTATTGACCAGGCTGTTGAAGAAGAAGTCTGCGGCAACCGATCCGGACACGTTTTACGATGCCCTGGTGATGGGTAATGGCTACAAAAATAGTGGTAACGGCGGTGCCTCCCTGTATGTCATCGATGCACAGACCGGGGCGCTGATCAAGGAGTACGCCACTCCGGGCGGCTCCGCGGCCACGCCGAACGGCCTGTCCTCGCCCTCGCTGTGGGATGCGGATGAAGATGGCGTGAAGGACACCGCTTACGCCGGCGACATCGACGGCAATATGTGGAAATTCAATCTGAACGATCTGGGCTCTTCGCCGGTCCAGGTGTTCAAGCGTGAAGACACCAACGAGCAGCGCGCCATTACCTCGGCCCCTGGTCTGGCCAGCCACCCGAACGGCGGCGTGCTGGTTGCTTTCGTAACCGGTCGTATGCTCATTCCGGACGACATGAAGGACAAAACTACGCACTATGCGTACGGCATCCGCGATATCTCTCCCACCACCCAGGGCCTGATCACGCAAACGCTCACCCCGCATGACTTCACCTCGCCAGCCGGTTTGATCAAGGTTCGCAGTGCGAGCAACGAACCAATGAACTGGGTGACACATCGCGGCTGGAAGGTCGCTCTGGCGGAGGGTGAACGTGTGGTCGGCGATGGTATTTTCATCACCGGCGACGTGTTTCAGTTCTTCACCACCAATCCGACGGTCAACACGACTGCCAAGCCACCTGGCGAAAACTGGTGGATGCAACTGAACTGGCTCAATGGCGCCAGTACGGGCGAAGTCATTTTCGATCTGAACATGGATGCGAAATTCAACACCGATGACATGGTCAAGGATACCGCCGGAAAAACGTACGTGCCGGTAGGCCGCAATATGGGTGGCGGCGTGCGTTCCCAGCTCGTTGGCCTGTCGGCCGGCGGCGTGGATGTGTTCCAGTCCAATTTCGACCAGAACGATGCGGTTAAACCGGATGTCACGACTGTGAGCACGGCCACGGTTGGCGGTGAACGCGGCGTTGCCGGCGGTCACTTCGACACCGATATCTTCTGCTACAACAAATGCGGTGGAGCAACGCAAGTGGGCTATTTTGGCGGCCCGGCCTCTAACAGCGGTACGTATGCGTTCGGGCGCGAAGCGACGTCGGGTGATGTTGCTAATCAAAACTATATTCACGTCCACGAATATGACGATATTTATGACGTGCTGGGCTTGAACATGCTGCATCCGAGCCAGGATGAGCAGCGCCTTGCGCCGACCGTATCGAGCACCGCGGAAGCCTACGTGCCGAACCTGCCGACGTTCATCAATACCAACACCGGTCCGGCCAGCGCCGTCGTGAGCTCGACCAGTGCCTGGGTCTACAAGAACTCCAAGGGACAGCCATCCGCGTACAGTAATTTTAGTGAGGGGCCGCGCATGCCAGTTGCCGGTTACCCGAAGACGACGGTTGCGGCCGACGGTTCTGTCACCTATGAGGCGCAGGTCACCTACAAGACGACGCGTTCATCGTACGAGCTCGATAAGGTGAAGCTGATTAACAGCAGCAAGAACACGTGGGAATATTACGAGCGCAACGTTGTCAGTACGTGGACCACGACCCAGACGAGCACGGACATCATTCCGAACACGCGTTTCAAGGTACTGGTTGCCAACCAGGCGTATTCGCCCGCCATCAAGCTGGCGATCGACGGCTCGGACGGTACCGGCACGGGTGGCACGTTCGACGGCAGTGTCGTGGGTTATCAGACCCAGAGCGGCTTGCAGGTTTCCACTTTGCCTGCGTACAAAATGAATAACATCAAGGACTTGAAGGTGTACATGCCGCTTGATGCGTTCGTTGCCCGCGACTGGGCTAACAACGGTCAGGTGCGTAACGGTGTGCATCCGATCAAACCGCAATGCGCTGGCGTTGTCAGTGGTTATTCTCAACTCGGACCAAAAGGCGAGTGGCGCAACGGCTCGCTGACCGTTCAGGTGGTACGCGACGATATCGTCCAGAGCGACATCCAGCTCAATGTGCCGAACCGGCCGGACCTGGGCTACCGCCTGGTGACGTCGAAACTGAAGGATAAGCTGATTGCCGAGTATCTGATTTACTGGCACCATCCGACCAACTTGTGCATGGGCGACGCTGCCTGGACGATGGCCGCTGCGCCGGATAACAAGGCCTCGACTGCCAAGCAAGGTGTGCCCGCAGTTGGCGCCCAAGATCCGCAGGGTAAATTCATCCCTGGTGCTGGCGACCCGGCGCTGCCGACCAAACCGGCGACCAATCCGCCGCCAGTGACGGTCACCAATCCGGATGGCAGCACGACCACGACGACCATCAAATACACCGACCTCGCAAGTGGCGGGTATGTGATCGAGACCACGGTCAAGATCAGCTGGCCGGCCTCGTCGGGCAGCACGACGACTGGTATCGTTACCGGTGGCGCCGTCAATGGCCCTGGTTCGAGCGTGCCGCCGCCTCCTGTTTGTACCGGGCCTACTTGCGAGCCTTGTGTCGGGGATGCCTGCAAAAAATGCGCGGGGACCTTCACCGACGGCACGTGTAAAGAGTCGGCAGTACTAGGCCGTATTAACTGGCGGGAGCTGCGATGA
- a CDS encoding GspH/FimT family pseudopilin: MMLSAKQDRARGFSLTELLITLSIVGVASAIGFPMLTQFAEDGAVSTQSDLVLNALNYTRSEATKRGKRVTMCRSDNGTSCQTLAPGDWRIGWIVFVDDNIGGAIGTVDTGETVLVAQSAFSGRGQAKATGNVIHYVSYTSTGQPRFQEAVSHVGEFYLCGKTVTTKRRKIALTAGTGYVGAAIVAPSSNCVDPS, translated from the coding sequence ATGATGTTATCTGCAAAACAAGACAGGGCACGCGGCTTTTCGCTCACCGAGCTCTTGATCACGCTGTCCATCGTTGGCGTGGCCAGCGCCATCGGGTTTCCGATGCTGACCCAGTTCGCCGAGGACGGGGCAGTGTCGACCCAATCGGATCTGGTGCTCAACGCCCTCAATTACACGCGCTCCGAAGCGACCAAGCGCGGCAAGCGTGTGACCATGTGCCGCAGCGACAATGGCACCAGCTGTCAAACCCTGGCACCGGGCGACTGGCGCATCGGCTGGATCGTGTTTGTCGACGACAATATTGGCGGTGCCATCGGCACGGTCGATACCGGTGAAACCGTGCTCGTGGCGCAGTCGGCGTTTTCGGGGCGGGGCCAGGCCAAGGCGACCGGCAATGTCATCCATTACGTGTCATATACCAGCACCGGCCAGCCCAGGTTCCAGGAGGCGGTATCGCACGTCGGCGAATTCTACCTTTGCGGAAAGACGGTAACGACCAAGCGCAGGAAAATCGCACTGACTGCAGGCACCGGCTATGTCGGGGCGGCCATCGTCGCCCCTTCATCAAATTGCGTAGATCCAAGCTAA
- a CDS encoding PilW family protein produces MTVRPTASRYLGASKQQGLSLIEVLVAMTVGLVLLGGVGYMFIGSKQMNTAQTDIVRLQESTRNALDVVGMAVRQAGYRLNMDDLAMEGDPITAQVGADSDTLIVRHDPNWIVDVAVPPALPNKMAGSERNCEGNLVVANNAPNATTGAKTPNLNLIVYQFKVVNGKLMCYANDNLAAPGAGVVVADNVERMKVSYGIGSGNETVTDYVANPSATELPNVTAVRVSLLLRGPSKGVAVGTQKVLFNDAEVSTSDGHLRRVVTSTFNVRNRARFNP; encoded by the coding sequence ATGACAGTTCGTCCGACAGCATCGCGCTATCTCGGCGCGAGCAAACAACAGGGCCTGAGCCTGATCGAGGTGCTGGTGGCCATGACCGTCGGCCTGGTCTTGCTGGGAGGGGTGGGTTATATGTTCATTGGCTCGAAGCAAATGAACACCGCCCAGACCGATATTGTTCGCCTTCAGGAAAGCACCCGCAATGCGCTTGACGTGGTCGGCATGGCAGTGCGCCAGGCTGGCTACCGCCTCAACATGGATGACCTGGCGATGGAAGGCGATCCGATCACGGCGCAAGTCGGTGCCGATTCCGATACCCTGATCGTGCGCCACGATCCGAACTGGATCGTCGATGTGGCCGTGCCGCCGGCGTTGCCGAATAAAATGGCGGGTAGCGAGCGCAACTGCGAAGGAAATCTGGTCGTCGCGAACAATGCCCCGAATGCGACGACCGGCGCGAAGACGCCCAACCTCAATCTGATCGTGTATCAGTTCAAGGTCGTCAACGGCAAGCTGATGTGCTATGCCAACGATAATCTGGCCGCCCCCGGCGCCGGCGTGGTCGTTGCCGACAATGTCGAACGGATGAAGGTCAGCTACGGCATTGGCAGCGGCAACGAAACGGTCACCGATTATGTTGCCAATCCGAGTGCGACGGAGTTGCCGAACGTGACTGCTGTCCGCGTCAGTCTGTTGCTGCGCGGACCGTCCAAAGGCGTGGCCGTCGGTACCCAAAAAGTTTTGTTCAACGATGCGGAGGTCAGCACCAGCGATGGCCACCTGCGCCGGGTCGTCACTTCCACTTTCAACGTACGCAACCGGGCGAGGTTCAATCCATAA
- a CDS encoding peptide chain release factor 3, which yields MANDTDTSLPDSDIPASSATVAPAAIAREVARRRTFGIISHPDAGKTTLTEKLLLFSGAIQMAGTVKARKSGRHATSDWMEIEKQRGISVASSVMQFEHRDHVINLLDTPGHQDFSEDTYRVLTAVDSALMVIDAAKGVEAQTIKLLAVCRMRSTPIVTFMNKMDRETRDPLDLLDELESVLKIQCAPVTWPIGMGKNFRGVYHLLRDEIMLFKAGEEKADGAFEIVKGIDNPKLAAMFPLEIEQLKMEVELVHGASHPFDLEQFLAGVQTPVFFGSAINNFGVREILSALVDWAPAPREREATVRVVAPFEQPFSGFVFKIQANMDPAHRDRIAFLRVCSGRFERGMKVKHLRLGREIKVSSVVTFMASSREQVEEAYAGDIIGLPNHGNMQIGDSFSEGEMLQFTGIPYFAPDFFRSVRIRNPLKIKQLHKGLQQLGEEGAVQVFKPVQGGELVLGAVGVLQFEVVASRLLNEYGVDAVFEGTSISSARWVSGEDKRILADFESALGHNVAYDAAGNMAYLATSNVNLRLTEERWPKLTFHATREHAVKLA from the coding sequence ATGGCCAACGATACCGATACTTCCCTTCCCGATTCAGATATTCCCGCGTCCAGCGCGACGGTCGCCCCCGCGGCGATTGCCCGCGAAGTTGCACGCCGCCGTACCTTCGGCATCATTTCCCACCCCGACGCAGGCAAGACCACGCTGACCGAAAAGCTGTTGCTGTTTTCGGGCGCGATCCAGATGGCCGGCACGGTCAAGGCCCGCAAGAGCGGCCGCCACGCCACCTCCGACTGGATGGAAATCGAAAAGCAGCGCGGCATTTCCGTGGCCAGCTCGGTGATGCAGTTCGAGCACCGCGACCACGTCATCAACCTGCTCGACACCCCCGGCCACCAGGACTTCTCGGAAGACACCTACCGCGTGCTCACCGCCGTCGACTCGGCCCTGATGGTGATCGACGCGGCCAAGGGCGTGGAGGCGCAGACCATCAAGCTGCTGGCCGTGTGCCGCATGCGCAGTACCCCGATCGTCACCTTCATGAACAAGATGGATCGCGAAACGCGCGATCCGCTCGACCTGCTCGACGAACTCGAATCGGTCCTGAAAATCCAGTGCGCCCCGGTGACCTGGCCGATCGGCATGGGCAAGAACTTCCGCGGCGTGTACCACCTGCTGCGCGATGAAATCATGCTGTTCAAGGCCGGCGAGGAAAAGGCCGACGGCGCCTTCGAGATCGTCAAGGGCATCGACAATCCCAAGCTGGCCGCCATGTTCCCGCTCGAAATCGAACAGCTCAAGATGGAAGTGGAACTGGTGCACGGCGCCTCGCATCCGTTCGACCTGGAGCAATTCCTGGCCGGCGTGCAGACCCCCGTGTTTTTCGGTTCGGCGATCAACAACTTCGGCGTGCGCGAAATCCTCTCGGCGCTGGTCGACTGGGCCCCGGCCCCGCGCGAACGCGAAGCCACGGTGCGCGTGGTGGCACCCTTTGAACAGCCATTCTCCGGTTTCGTCTTCAAGATCCAGGCCAATATGGACCCGGCCCACCGCGACCGCATCGCGTTCTTGCGCGTCTGCTCGGGGCGCTTCGAGCGCGGCATGAAGGTCAAGCACCTGCGCCTGGGACGCGAGATCAAGGTCTCGTCGGTGGTCACCTTCATGGCGTCCTCGCGCGAACAGGTCGAGGAAGCCTACGCCGGCGACATCATCGGCTTGCCCAATCACGGCAACATGCAGATCGGCGACAGCTTTTCGGAAGGCGAGATGCTGCAATTTACCGGCATCCCGTACTTCGCGCCGGATTTCTTCCGCTCGGTGCGCATCCGCAATCCGCTCAAGATCAAGCAGCTCCACAAGGGCTTGCAGCAGCTGGGCGAAGAGGGCGCGGTGCAGGTCTTCAAGCCGGTCCAGGGCGGCGAGCTGGTACTGGGCGCGGTCGGGGTGCTGCAGTTCGAGGTCGTGGCCAGCCGCCTGCTCAACGAGTATGGGGTCGACGCCGTGTTCGAAGGCACCAGCATCAGCAGCGCGCGCTGGGTCAGCGGCGAAGACAAGCGCATCCTGGCCGACTTCGAGTCGGCGCTGGGCCACAACGTGGCCTATGATGCGGCCGGCAACATGGCTTACCTGGCGACCTCGAACGTCAACCTGCGCCTGACCGAAGAGCGCTGGCCCAAGCTGACCTTCCACGCCACCCGCGAGCACGCGGTCAAGCTGGCCTAA
- a CDS encoding pilus assembly PilX family protein translates to MLVTGLVFLLVLTMFVLALVRSGTLEERMARNARDQQTAREAAEAILRDAEAFSFNKAPFDPYESSAFSPKCTNGLCHKPVASATWQTLDWANAALTRQFSAPALHIAGTATQPRYVIEIIKAPIKTGSSAQCDPGVARITARGVGNAGATAFVQTTVRFRAFTEICD, encoded by the coding sequence GTGCTGGTAACCGGCCTGGTCTTTTTGCTGGTGCTGACGATGTTCGTCCTCGCCCTGGTGCGTAGCGGCACGCTCGAAGAACGCATGGCCCGCAATGCGCGCGATCAGCAAACGGCGCGTGAAGCGGCCGAAGCGATCCTGCGTGATGCCGAGGCCTTTTCATTCAACAAGGCTCCGTTCGATCCTTACGAGAGTTCGGCGTTTTCGCCCAAGTGCACCAACGGCTTGTGCCACAAGCCGGTCGCCTCGGCGACCTGGCAAACCCTGGACTGGGCAAACGCCGCGCTGACGCGTCAGTTTTCCGCGCCCGCGCTCCACATTGCCGGCACCGCCACGCAGCCTCGTTACGTTATCGAAATTATCAAAGCACCTATCAAGACAGGCAGTTCCGCGCAATGTGACCCGGGCGTTGCCCGAATCACCGCGCGCGGCGTCGGTAACGCCGGCGCTACTGCCTTTGTACAGACCACCGTGCGCTTCCGGGCGTTCACCGAAATTTGCGACTAG
- the pilV gene encoding type IV pilus modification protein PilV, translating to MRRQRGFSMLEVLITMLVISFGLLGIAGLIITNFKNSHSAYSRGQATIFANDIIDRMRANRTVAQAGAPYVIDVDATTPTADATVGERDIRQWRLALASAVKDGKGGIAFNAAGNVIVTIQWDDSRSSGDNSTFGLAKQRFVLETRL from the coding sequence ATGCGACGTCAACGAGGATTTTCGATGCTGGAAGTACTGATCACCATGCTTGTGATCAGTTTCGGCTTGCTCGGCATTGCCGGGCTCATCATCACGAATTTTAAAAACAGCCACAGCGCTTACTCGCGCGGTCAGGCGACTATTTTCGCCAATGACATCATCGACCGCATGCGCGCCAACCGCACCGTCGCCCAAGCGGGCGCGCCCTACGTCATCGACGTTGATGCAACTACGCCCACGGCGGACGCGACCGTGGGCGAGCGTGACATCAGGCAATGGCGCCTTGCCCTTGCCAGTGCGGTCAAGGACGGCAAGGGTGGTATCGCTTTCAACGCAGCCGGCAACGTCATCGTCACCATCCAGTGGGACGATTCCCGCTCCTCGGGCGACAATTCGACTTTCGGCCTGGCCAAGCAACGCTTTGTTCTGGAGACCCGGTTATGA
- a CDS encoding type IV pilin protein — protein MNRVNLNRPAGGFTLVELLVTVAIIGVLSAVALPMYKQSVQKGQRSVAKGVLLENAQFLEKYATDKFSYTGGGLSSATSPKHVGAGAVRYNITKEISGDGTTFLLKATPIAAQADDECGVLSLSNTGAQTAAKPTDCW, from the coding sequence ATGAATCGAGTTAATTTGAATCGGCCAGCCGGCGGCTTCACCCTGGTGGAATTGCTGGTCACCGTTGCCATCATCGGGGTTCTGTCCGCGGTCGCTCTTCCGATGTACAAGCAGAGCGTCCAGAAGGGCCAGCGTTCGGTCGCGAAGGGCGTGTTGCTCGAGAATGCGCAGTTTCTCGAGAAATACGCTACCGACAAGTTCTCCTACACGGGCGGCGGGCTGTCTTCAGCGACTTCGCCCAAGCATGTGGGTGCGGGAGCGGTCCGGTATAACATCACCAAGGAAATTTCTGGCGATGGAACGACCTTCTTGCTGAAGGCCACCCCGATCGCGGCCCAGGCGGATGATGAATGTGGCGTTTTGTCCCTGAGCAACACCGGGGCGCAGACCGCGGCCAAGCCGACCGACTGCTGGTAA